A portion of the Pseudomonas koreensis genome contains these proteins:
- a CDS encoding recombinase family protein, translating into MPVAFSYIRFSSAEQAHGDSLTRQQEYVAKWLLAHGEYSLSSASFQDLGISGYSGKHLENGFGKLLAAVENGVIKSTDVVLIEAIDRAGRLEPSVMLHLLTGIVNAGVKLITLDDGITYSNDPNNSNNLFLLVAKVQQAHQYSDALSRRVKDAYTRKREKAAAGDGVKRHTPIWLTSEGELVEGLAPIIVQVFEDYADGLGERRILSRIRGKHPSVETTNPTTLKRWLRNPTAIGRWNDIEDVYPPVISKELWYRVQKRLEEGYVPRSAPSKYLLSGLVRCGRCGTNYCVVDTKRSPAVMRCYRRHRQGAEGCSNGSSIPMHVLDFVRSQTMYGAMQRAAQSRNLTSGEKRLIEIEGELSELRRQSDNAAEGLAKYGMVPAITTVLDRLTEQVQQLERERALLKVAPAPASLDDMVDLQHTLLDDDEMRLNALLQGVGYVIVCDGASITVDEPHLQAGGERQVYEYKGAHRSTETYRLIENGHTEYDLDMPNSKRVAAAIADFEATPITQHLRWNGTELVEESA; encoded by the coding sequence ATGCCCGTTGCATTCTCATATATCCGTTTCAGCAGTGCAGAACAGGCTCATGGCGACAGCCTCACGCGCCAGCAAGAGTACGTCGCCAAATGGTTGTTGGCTCACGGCGAATACAGTCTGAGTAGCGCGAGCTTCCAAGACCTTGGCATCAGTGGTTACTCCGGTAAGCACCTTGAAAATGGTTTCGGCAAGTTGCTCGCCGCTGTTGAGAACGGCGTTATCAAGTCGACAGATGTTGTGTTGATCGAAGCTATCGACAGGGCAGGGAGGCTTGAGCCATCCGTGATGCTCCACCTGCTCACTGGCATTGTGAATGCGGGTGTAAAGCTGATCACGCTGGACGATGGAATCACCTATAGCAACGACCCCAACAATTCGAACAACCTCTTTCTTCTGGTTGCCAAGGTTCAACAGGCGCATCAGTACAGTGACGCGTTGAGTCGAAGGGTCAAGGATGCGTACACCCGGAAAAGGGAGAAGGCCGCTGCCGGTGATGGTGTCAAACGTCACACACCGATCTGGCTCACTTCTGAAGGCGAACTTGTTGAAGGACTTGCACCGATTATTGTCCAAGTGTTTGAAGACTACGCAGACGGACTTGGAGAGCGTCGAATTCTTTCCCGAATTCGTGGCAAACACCCGTCAGTTGAAACTACTAACCCCACCACATTGAAGCGTTGGTTGCGGAATCCAACTGCGATTGGACGTTGGAACGACATCGAGGATGTTTACCCTCCTGTCATAAGTAAAGAACTCTGGTACAGGGTGCAGAAGCGTTTAGAGGAAGGGTATGTGCCGCGATCCGCTCCGTCGAAGTATCTGTTGTCTGGGTTGGTTCGGTGCGGGCGGTGTGGCACGAATTACTGTGTTGTGGATACGAAGCGTTCGCCGGCTGTGATGCGTTGTTATCGGCGTCATCGTCAGGGTGCTGAGGGTTGTTCGAATGGAAGTTCGATTCCTATGCACGTACTCGATTTTGTCCGTAGCCAGACAATGTACGGTGCGATGCAGCGTGCAGCCCAAAGTCGGAATCTCACGTCAGGCGAAAAGCGTTTGATTGAAATCGAAGGTGAGTTGAGCGAACTACGCCGCCAATCGGATAACGCTGCGGAAGGGTTGGCAAAGTATGGAATGGTTCCTGCGATCACCACTGTCCTCGACAGATTGACGGAGCAAGTCCAGCAACTTGAGCGGGAAAGGGCGTTGCTCAAAGTAGCACCGGCTCCAGCGTCCTTGGATGACATGGTTGACCTCCAGCATACATTGCTGGATGACGATGAAATGAGATTGAACGCCCTACTACAAGGCGTGGGATATGTCATCGTCTGTGACGGTGCCTCAATTACTGTAGATGAGCCACACCTTCAGGCAGGGGGCGAGCGCCAAGTATACGAGTATAAGGGGGCACATCGCTCCACAGAGACTTACAGGCTGATTGAGAACGGCCATACGGAATATGACCTCGATATGCCAAATTCCAAGCGTGTGGCTGCCGCTATAGCCGACTTTGAAGCTACCCCCATAACCCAACACTTACGCTGGAATGGCACTGAGCTTGTTGAGGAAAGCGCTTAA
- a CDS encoding helix-turn-helix domain-containing protein yields MEIGVAFGRVLRQKRQEASLTQEQLALEADVQRNYVSLIERGLNQPTIAILFKLAGALKCSPSTLILLVEKELGR; encoded by the coding sequence TTGGAGATCGGGGTAGCCTTTGGGCGTGTACTGCGACAGAAAAGACAGGAAGCGAGCCTGACCCAAGAACAGTTAGCACTGGAAGCAGATGTGCAACGCAACTACGTCAGTCTGATCGAAAGGGGCCTCAATCAGCCTACGATTGCAATCCTATTCAAGTTAGCCGGTGCGTTGAAGTGCAGCCCATCCACGCTGATTCTCTTGGTGGAGAAGGAGTTGGGGAGATAG
- a CDS encoding FRG domain-containing protein has translation MGNVFEKPFDTARQLLDYVSPLNEVWKNGKYVFRGQPSDEYKLTPSVCRNGEGSFGYGSPRRMFDKSSSGQVRFELDILKKFLDGCDRSGLIVPGYTEQIRDRLLTAQHSFMSGHRPWPQQEMHQIMAIAQHYEVPTRLLDWTDRSFVACYFAAASASFEIDFMGMPKIAVWALETTSAPFWKTVKIIRPPGGTSQNQAAQSGLFTAHHAKDYSVDDTYTTDALEDVQEIYDITSGYAPLIKMTLPLSEAPDLLELCSKMGIDGSTLFPGFHGVAKMVKDWGNVEIGVRHTQSAIDEYNADSFDHDPDFH, from the coding sequence ATGGGAAACGTTTTTGAAAAGCCTTTTGACACTGCACGTCAGTTGCTTGACTACGTTTCACCTCTTAATGAAGTTTGGAAAAACGGCAAATACGTCTTCAGGGGCCAGCCAAGCGACGAATACAAGCTAACCCCTTCTGTATGCCGTAATGGCGAGGGGTCATTTGGGTACGGCTCCCCTCGAAGAATGTTCGACAAATCAAGTTCAGGCCAAGTCCGCTTTGAACTAGACATTCTGAAGAAATTCTTAGATGGGTGTGACCGGTCTGGATTGATTGTGCCCGGATATACAGAACAGATTAGAGACAGATTGCTAACTGCTCAACACTCGTTCATGAGTGGACACAGACCATGGCCTCAGCAAGAAATGCACCAAATCATGGCGATAGCTCAGCACTATGAAGTGCCAACCCGCCTTCTAGACTGGACTGACCGAAGCTTTGTTGCATGTTACTTCGCCGCAGCATCAGCGAGCTTTGAGATTGACTTTATGGGGATGCCAAAGATTGCTGTGTGGGCGTTGGAAACAACTTCTGCTCCTTTCTGGAAAACGGTGAAGATCATTCGACCACCGGGAGGCACAAGCCAGAATCAAGCGGCTCAGTCTGGTTTGTTCACTGCTCACCACGCGAAGGATTACAGTGTAGACGATACATACACGACTGATGCACTTGAGGACGTTCAAGAGATATACGACATAACGAGTGGCTATGCTCCGCTTATCAAAATGACGCTACCATTAAGTGAAGCACCGGACTTGTTGGAGTTGTGTTCAAAGATGGGCATTGATGGCTCAACCCTCTTCCCCGGATTCCACGGTGTAGCAAAGATGGTTAAAGACTGGGGTAATGTCGAGATTGGAGTCAGGCATACACAGTCAGCAATAGACGAATACAACGCTGATAGCTTCGACCATGATCCAGACTTCCATTGA
- a CDS encoding recombinase family protein, which yields MNAHLYLRASTKDQDANRAKVALELFATEKGLKIVGVYAENISGTKLNRPELLALLDTAQSGDVLLVESVDRLSRLSQADWDTLKATIRAKGLRLVVADLPTSHMLVEAKGITGQIMDVINNMLIDLMATMARLDQEKRVERIKQGLENKKAAEPEWKPSGKGRNTAKWAEVQSLMRKHPTMSADEIAKLAECGVATVYRIKKETKAA from the coding sequence ATGAACGCCCACTTGTACCTCCGAGCATCGACCAAAGATCAAGACGCCAACCGTGCAAAAGTGGCTCTGGAGTTGTTCGCTACCGAGAAGGGTTTGAAAATCGTTGGCGTGTATGCGGAGAACATCAGTGGCACCAAGCTCAACCGTCCTGAGCTGCTTGCATTGCTCGATACTGCCCAGAGTGGAGACGTGCTATTGGTTGAGTCTGTAGACCGTCTGAGTCGCCTCTCACAAGCTGACTGGGACACGCTCAAGGCCACTATCAGGGCGAAGGGGTTGCGTCTGGTTGTGGCTGACCTGCCAACCAGTCACATGCTGGTTGAAGCGAAGGGGATCACCGGTCAAATCATGGACGTGATCAACAACATGCTGATCGACCTCATGGCAACTATGGCTCGACTGGATCAAGAGAAGCGCGTGGAACGCATCAAGCAGGGTTTGGAGAACAAGAAAGCTGCTGAGCCTGAATGGAAGCCATCAGGCAAAGGAAGGAACACTGCCAAATGGGCTGAGGTACAGTCGCTAATGCGGAAGCATCCAACCATGTCTGCCGATGAAATTGCCAAGTTGGCTGAGTGTGGTGTCGCCACGGTGTACAGGATCAAAAAAGAAACGAAGGCGGCGTGA
- a CDS encoding pyocin S6 family toxin immunity protein, with protein MRFLSITGFFPDEVQDDSLQFELDITGSEMNERVAQLIESKPLDEVEPGELLLTQDQVTALENLLSVSFPKGLVYFMGTCAKY; from the coding sequence ATGCGCTTTCTTTCGATTACCGGATTCTTCCCTGACGAAGTTCAAGATGACTCCTTGCAGTTCGAGCTGGATATCACCGGCAGCGAGATGAATGAAAGAGTCGCCCAGCTCATTGAGTCCAAGCCCTTGGATGAGGTGGAACCCGGCGAGTTGTTGTTGACTCAGGATCAGGTAACCGCACTGGAAAATCTGCTCAGCGTCAGTTTCCCAAAGGGCCTCGTATACTTCATGGGGACCTGCGCCAAATACTGA
- a CDS encoding colicin E3-like toxin immunity protein produces the protein MKNKKQKQHQSICEEEMGLVLRLEWYDTATLEIQGEESSKDLGDDESVLNALSIPVEGNINNGGFNVIEKWVASIQPYFQHQITLNTCDYQISFDYS, from the coding sequence GTGAAGAACAAAAAACAAAAGCAACATCAAAGTATCTGCGAGGAAGAAATGGGTCTGGTATTGAGGCTGGAGTGGTACGACACAGCAACCTTAGAAATTCAGGGCGAGGAATCGTCAAAAGATCTGGGGGACGATGAATCAGTTTTGAATGCTCTGAGTATTCCGGTGGAAGGCAACATCAATAATGGCGGCTTCAACGTCATCGAAAAGTGGGTAGCTAGCATTCAGCCGTACTTTCAACATCAAATCACTCTGAATACCTGCGACTACCAGATTTCGTTTGATTACAGTTAA
- a CDS encoding DUF7683 domain-containing protein codes for MRFLIEAFDKQTDYQVWVAEIPKEYEEHIESIMGWTTKQQGWEGYDLDQNQVQAFEKLMQISIADSRYYFQLTCNGPD; via the coding sequence TTGAGATTTTTGATAGAAGCTTTTGATAAGCAGACTGACTACCAGGTATGGGTAGCGGAAATACCCAAAGAGTATGAGGAGCACATTGAATCAATTATGGGTTGGACGACCAAGCAGCAAGGTTGGGAAGGCTACGACTTGGATCAGAATCAAGTTCAAGCCTTTGAAAAACTGATGCAGATATCAATCGCAGATTCACGCTATTACTTTCAACTGACATGTAACGGCCCCGATTAG
- a CDS encoding S-type pyocin domain-containing protein → MARNKDIPRVQNPPEGDGHHVTWRYMTAAELAEREAGQNAYDAMLARQEAFERSREVAAKKPEAVRAGCVFAKSCKLPDAIIDYSNPSGMVPTDSLKDYGELILLGAREADPSGGIPLKKISANAIPIGFGSLALAGSAFEALPALVSSAVAAPLVGLVALLMPSSLGDSALYTDEQLSTLKQARTRVRLRVEQQANGSLKGYGFYTGKNRDWEMVDVVQFTARGDRFIADLGEGIELLWTPAVDGSDILGIPALEAAPQAPHIWVYPPTKAADGILVNPLYPPEYKDFILVFPASSGVKPVYIVISTRAGDHEYHQPPDILPAFPDARIVGRKTAVQGGGAKRKRWKTPKGHILEWDSMHGTIEKYDARGNHIGEFDPITGEPTSTKKNKNSKKGKTEH, encoded by the coding sequence GTGGCGCGGAACAAGGACATTCCCCGGGTGCAAAACCCACCGGAGGGCGACGGACATCACGTTACCTGGCGGTATATGACGGCGGCTGAACTGGCCGAGCGCGAAGCCGGGCAAAACGCTTACGACGCGATGCTGGCGCGGCAGGAAGCTTTCGAGCGCAGCCGTGAAGTGGCGGCGAAAAAACCTGAAGCCGTGCGTGCCGGCTGTGTATTCGCCAAGTCCTGCAAGCTGCCGGATGCGATCATCGATTACAGCAATCCTTCCGGCATGGTGCCGACCGACAGCCTCAAGGATTACGGCGAGCTGATCCTGCTCGGCGCTCGCGAAGCCGACCCAAGCGGCGGCATTCCACTCAAGAAAATCAGCGCCAACGCGATCCCGATCGGGTTTGGCAGTCTGGCCTTGGCAGGCTCGGCTTTTGAAGCGCTGCCGGCGCTCGTCTCCAGTGCGGTGGCTGCGCCCTTGGTCGGGCTGGTTGCGCTGCTGATGCCGTCAAGCCTGGGCGACAGCGCGCTCTACACCGATGAGCAACTGAGCACACTCAAACAAGCCAGAACACGCGTACGCCTGCGCGTCGAGCAACAGGCCAATGGCAGCCTCAAGGGTTACGGCTTCTACACCGGCAAGAACCGCGATTGGGAAATGGTCGATGTCGTGCAGTTCACTGCACGCGGCGACCGGTTCATTGCGGATCTGGGCGAAGGTATCGAACTGCTCTGGACCCCGGCGGTGGATGGTTCGGACATCCTCGGCATCCCAGCGCTGGAGGCTGCCCCGCAGGCACCGCATATCTGGGTGTATCCGCCGACGAAAGCGGCGGACGGGATACTGGTGAATCCGCTTTATCCGCCGGAGTACAAAGATTTCATTCTGGTGTTTCCGGCAAGTTCAGGCGTTAAACCGGTTTACATCGTCATCAGTACTCGCGCTGGGGATCACGAATATCATCAACCGCCTGACATACTGCCGGCCTTTCCAGATGCCAGAATCGTAGGCCGTAAAACAGCAGTCCAAGGCGGCGGTGCAAAACGCAAAAGATGGAAAACTCCCAAAGGGCATATTCTCGAATGGGACTCCATGCACGGAACGATTGAAAAATATGATGCTCGGGGAAACCACATCGGGGAATTTGATCCAATCACTGGTGAGCCTACGTCTACAAAAAAGAATAAAAACTCGAAGAAAGGAAAAACGGAGCATTGA
- the nhaA gene encoding Na+/H+ antiporter NhaA, giving the protein MPLRSTFTRFFQLEAASGLLLIAAAILALIINNSPLSWLYTGLLDTPVVAQIGALKIAKPLLLWINDGLMALFFLLIGLEVKREVLDGQLSRPSQIVLPGAAAIGGMLVPALIYWFLNRDNPAALSGWAIPTATDIAFALGVLALLGKRVPVSLKLFLMTLAIIDDLGAIVIIAIFYSGELSTLSLGLAAACIAALVAMNRLGVVKLGPYMIIGLILWVCVLKSGVHATLAGVTLAFCIPLRTKNAEPSPLLTLEHALHPWVAYGILPLFAFANAGLSLSGVTVESFTHDVPMGIAIGLLLGKTIGVFGLTWLAVKIGIAALPQGANWGQVLGVAILCGIGFTMSLFVGSLAFEPGVSDYAGMDRMGILTGSILAALIGYAVTAAASRKNSQLQ; this is encoded by the coding sequence TTGCCTCTGCGTAGCACTTTCACGCGTTTCTTTCAGTTGGAAGCTGCCAGCGGTCTGTTATTGATCGCCGCAGCCATTCTCGCCCTGATCATCAACAACTCACCATTGTCGTGGCTGTACACCGGCCTGCTCGACACTCCGGTGGTGGCGCAGATCGGCGCGTTGAAAATCGCCAAACCCCTGCTGCTATGGATCAACGACGGTCTGATGGCGCTGTTCTTCCTGCTGATCGGTCTGGAAGTCAAACGCGAAGTGCTCGACGGTCAGTTGTCCAGGCCCTCGCAGATCGTCCTGCCCGGCGCTGCGGCGATCGGCGGCATGCTGGTGCCGGCGCTGATCTACTGGTTCCTCAACCGCGACAACCCCGCCGCCCTGAGCGGCTGGGCCATTCCGACCGCCACCGACATCGCTTTCGCCCTCGGCGTATTGGCGCTGCTCGGCAAGCGCGTGCCGGTCTCGCTGAAACTGTTCCTGATGACCCTGGCAATCATCGATGACCTCGGCGCCATCGTCATCATCGCGATTTTCTACTCTGGCGAACTGTCGACCCTTTCGCTGGGCCTGGCGGCGGCCTGCATTGCCGCGCTGGTGGCGATGAACCGGCTCGGCGTGGTCAAGCTCGGGCCGTACATGATCATCGGCCTGATCCTCTGGGTCTGCGTGCTCAAGAGCGGTGTCCACGCCACATTGGCCGGCGTGACCCTGGCTTTCTGCATCCCATTGCGGACGAAAAATGCCGAGCCGTCGCCACTGCTGACCCTCGAACACGCGCTGCACCCGTGGGTCGCCTACGGCATCCTGCCGCTGTTCGCTTTCGCCAACGCTGGCCTGTCGCTGAGCGGCGTCACCGTCGAAAGCTTCACCCACGACGTACCGATGGGCATCGCCATCGGCCTGCTGCTGGGCAAGACCATCGGCGTGTTCGGCCTGACCTGGCTGGCGGTCAAGATCGGCATCGCCGCCCTGCCCCAAGGCGCCAACTGGGGCCAGGTCCTCGGCGTCGCGATCCTCTGCGGCATCGGCTTCACCATGAGCCTGTTCGTCGGCTCGCTGGCCTTCGAACCGGGCGTGAGTGATTACGCAGGAATGGATCGGATGGGCATCCTCACCGGCTCGATTCTCGCGGCGCTGATTGGTTATGCGGTGACGGCGGCGGCGAGTCGCAAGAATTCACAACTGCAATAA